Proteins encoded within one genomic window of Pigmentiphaga sp. H8:
- a CDS encoding chemotaxis protein has product MGAGDNRLMEMVDEKARLAGSNKMELLLFSLGGSEVFGINVFKVREVCETIPITRTPNVPRGVEGIISLRGAILPVIDLATTINMQVDAPRTKLLITEFSSHTQAFLVADVDRIVRIDWDKVKSPQSMPSNNTSFMTALTELADGKLVSILDVEQILASVIGEDKIPSEIQQVDADIKANVFFADDSSLARKKITEVLDRMGLPHQHATNGADAWDKLKGIAARAEAEKLPLDLMLGLILVDAEMPEMDGYVLTRHIKSDPRFAKIPVVMHSSLSSVANKKLGQQVGVDAYVAKFHPSELASMIAAQLTHIKARKGANEA; this is encoded by the coding sequence ATGGGTGCCGGTGACAATCGGTTGATGGAAATGGTGGACGAGAAGGCCCGGCTGGCCGGTTCCAACAAGATGGAGCTGCTGCTGTTCTCGCTGGGCGGCAGCGAGGTCTTCGGCATCAACGTGTTCAAGGTGCGCGAGGTCTGCGAGACGATCCCGATCACCCGGACGCCGAACGTGCCGCGCGGGGTGGAGGGCATCATTTCGCTGCGCGGCGCGATCCTGCCCGTCATCGACCTGGCCACCACCATCAACATGCAGGTCGACGCGCCGCGCACCAAGCTGCTGATCACCGAGTTCTCCAGCCACACCCAGGCTTTCCTGGTGGCCGACGTGGACCGCATCGTGCGCATCGACTGGGACAAGGTCAAGTCGCCGCAGTCCATGCCCTCGAACAACACCTCGTTCATGACGGCGCTGACCGAGCTGGCCGACGGCAAGCTGGTATCCATCCTGGATGTCGAGCAGATCCTGGCCTCGGTCATCGGCGAGGACAAGATTCCGTCCGAGATCCAGCAGGTCGACGCCGACATCAAGGCGAACGTGTTCTTCGCCGACGATTCCTCGCTGGCGCGCAAGAAGATCACGGAAGTGCTGGATCGCATGGGGCTGCCGCACCAGCACGCCACCAACGGCGCCGACGCCTGGGACAAGCTCAAGGGCATCGCGGCCCGGGCCGAGGCGGAGAAGCTGCCGCTGGACCTGATGCTGGGGCTGATCCTGGTCGACGCCGAGATGCCCGAGATGGACGGCTACGTGCTGACCCGCCATATCAAATCGGATCCCCGCTTCGCGAAGATTCCCGTCGTGATGCATTCGTCGCTGTCGTCGGTGGCCAACAAGAAGCTCGGGCAGCAGGTGGGCGTCGATGCCTATGTCGCGAAATTCCACCCCTCGGAACTGGCTAGTATGATCGCCGCTCAACTCACACACATCAAGGCCAGAAAGGGAGCAAATGAAGCCTGA
- a CDS encoding flagellin, which translates to MAQVINTNIASLNAQRNLNSSQSAVNTALQRLSTGLRINSAKDDAAGLAISERMSTQINGLNQAVRNANDGISLAQTAEGALSQIGTNLQRIRTLAVQSANSTNSADDRASLQKEVAELTAEIDRVARDTDFNGTKLLDGSFAAQKFQVGANAGQTITISNIADAKASTLGQYNGFNATNLSIGTASDTAAAQTVTIGSAGTFDLGSIANDAKAIANALNTQGIAGLNVTANATEVTGTSTVTTTTAGTASFTLNGLTINLTATTNAATNRENALTAINAQSATTGVRATDTGSGLKLEAADGRNVTIGALTLGTAVATTLSDFGLAAAGTTGASLNVSYKAPTGVTGSISSTGAFALTGTITQTGTALNAIDISTVAGASNALSALDAALSTVSDARASLGAIQNRFTSVVSSLETTSENLSSSRSRIQDADFASETASLTRGQILQQAGTAMLAQANSLPNNVLTLLRG; encoded by the coding sequence ATGGCACAAGTCATCAACACCAACATCGCTTCGCTGAACGCGCAGCGCAACCTGAACAGCTCGCAGAGCGCCGTCAACACCGCCCTGCAGCGCCTGTCGACCGGCCTGCGCATCAACAGCGCCAAGGACGACGCCGCCGGCCTGGCCATTTCCGAGCGCATGAGCACGCAGATCAACGGCCTGAACCAGGCCGTGCGCAACGCCAACGACGGCATCTCGCTGGCGCAGACCGCCGAAGGCGCGCTGAGCCAGATCGGCACCAACCTGCAGCGCATCCGCACGCTGGCCGTGCAATCGGCCAACTCGACCAACTCGGCCGACGACCGCGCCTCGCTGCAGAAGGAAGTGGCCGAGCTGACCGCCGAAATCGACCGCGTCGCCCGCGACACCGACTTCAACGGCACCAAGCTGCTGGACGGCTCGTTCGCCGCCCAGAAGTTCCAAGTCGGCGCCAATGCCGGTCAGACCATCACCATCAGCAACATCGCCGACGCCAAGGCCTCGACGCTGGGCCAGTACAACGGCTTCAACGCGACCAACCTGTCGATCGGCACCGCCAGCGACACCGCCGCGGCGCAGACCGTCACCATCGGCTCGGCCGGCACGTTCGACCTCGGCAGCATCGCCAACGACGCCAAGGCCATCGCCAACGCGCTGAACACCCAGGGCATCGCCGGCCTGAACGTCACCGCGAACGCCACGGAAGTCACGGGCACGTCGACCGTCACGACCACGACCGCCGGCACCGCCAGCTTCACGCTGAACGGCCTGACGATCAACCTGACCGCCACCACCAACGCCGCGACCAACCGCGAAAACGCCCTGACCGCGATCAACGCGCAATCGGCCACCACCGGCGTGCGCGCCACCGACACCGGCTCGGGCCTGAAGCTCGAAGCCGCCGACGGCCGCAACGTCACGATCGGCGCCCTGACGCTGGGCACCGCCGTCGCCACCACGCTGTCCGACTTCGGCCTGGCCGCCGCCGGCACCACGGGCGCTTCGCTGAACGTCTCGTACAAGGCCCCCACCGGCGTGACCGGCTCGATCAGCAGCACCGGCGCCTTCGCACTGACCGGCACGATCACCCAGACCGGCACCGCGCTGAACGCCATCGACATCTCGACCGTCGCCGGCGCCTCCAACGCCCTGTCCGCCCTGGACGCCGCCCTGTCCACCGTCAGCGACGCGCGTGCCTCGCTGGGCGCGATCCAGAACCGCTTCACCTCGGTCGTCTCCAGCCTGGAAACCACCTCGGAGAACCTGTCCTCGTCGCGCAGCCGCATCCAGGACGCCGACTTCGCCTCGGAAACCGCCTCGCTCACCCGCGGCCAGATCCTGCAGCAGGCCGGCACCGCGATGCTGGCGCAAGCCAACTCGCTGCCCAACAACGTGCTGACGCTGCTCCGCGGCTAA
- the cheY gene encoding chemotaxis response regulator CheY → MKPDDLKFLIVDDFSTMRRIVRNLLKELGYNNADEAEDGQIALSKLRSGLFNFVVSDINMPNMNGFELLREIRADDQLKKLPVLLVTAEAKKEDIVLAAQIGANGYIVKPFTKATLEEKLTKIVQKMSGST, encoded by the coding sequence ATGAAGCCTGACGATTTGAAGTTCCTTATCGTCGACGATTTCTCGACGATGCGGCGCATCGTCCGCAATCTCTTGAAGGAACTCGGCTACAACAACGCCGACGAGGCCGAGGACGGCCAGATCGCCCTGAGCAAGCTGCGCAGCGGCCTGTTCAATTTCGTGGTCAGCGACATCAACATGCCGAACATGAACGGCTTCGAGCTGCTGCGCGAAATCCGCGCCGACGACCAGCTCAAGAAGCTGCCCGTGCTGCTGGTGACGGCCGAGGCCAAGAAGGAAGACATCGTGCTGGCCGCCCAGATCGGAGCGAACGGCTACATCGTCAAGCCCTTCACCAAGGCGACGCTGGAAGAGAAACTGACCAAGATCGTCCAGAAAATGAGCGGGAGCACGTAA
- the flhD gene encoding flagellar transcriptional regulator FlhD encodes MSRLSEEIRDANLTYLMLAQQMLRVDRSEALYRLGITSEVADILSSLTTAQLLKIAGSSMLLARFRFDDSLVWNLLSSPKRDDVSPRIHAAILMAGRTAAMAAS; translated from the coding sequence ATGTCCCGGCTGAGTGAAGAGATCCGCGATGCCAATCTGACCTACCTGATGCTGGCCCAGCAGATGTTGCGCGTCGATCGCAGCGAGGCGCTCTACCGCCTGGGCATCACCAGCGAGGTGGCCGACATCCTTTCGTCATTGACCACGGCCCAGTTGCTGAAGATCGCCGGCTCGAGCATGCTGCTCGCCCGGTTCCGCTTCGATGACTCGCTGGTCTGGAACCTGCTGTCCTCGCCCAAGCGCGACGATGTTTCCCCCCGCATCCACGCCGCCATCCTGATGGCCGGACGCACCGCCGCGATGGCCGCTTCCTGA
- the flhC gene encoding flagellar transcriptional regulator FlhC: protein MVRAKSVLSEARQIEIASELIRLDARLQVLEAEVQLSRERLLRLYREIRGKSPPKGMLPFSTDWFMTWQPNVHASLFMNIHRHQVGLDDATAVEALIRAYRLYREQIGQLGLPEVLSITRAWRLTRFFDAGMLGMTACTCCGGQFVTHTFELAHQYVCGLCHMPSRAGKTRRPANAEVAKAAPR, encoded by the coding sequence ATGGTCCGCGCTAAAAGCGTCCTGTCCGAGGCGCGCCAGATCGAGATTGCCTCCGAATTGATCCGCCTCGATGCCCGCTTGCAGGTGCTCGAGGCGGAAGTGCAGCTGTCGCGCGAGCGCCTCCTGCGCCTGTACCGCGAGATCCGCGGAAAATCGCCGCCCAAGGGCATGCTGCCGTTCTCCACCGACTGGTTCATGACCTGGCAGCCCAACGTCCATGCCTCGCTGTTCATGAACATCCACCGCCATCAGGTGGGCCTGGACGATGCGACGGCGGTCGAGGCGCTGATCCGCGCCTACCGCCTATACCGGGAGCAGATAGGCCAACTGGGCCTGCCCGAGGTCCTGTCGATCACGCGGGCATGGCGCCTGACGCGGTTCTTCGACGCCGGCATGCTGGGCATGACGGCTTGCACCTGTTGCGGCGGCCAATTCGTCACTCATACCTTCGAGCTGGCCCACCAGTACGTCTGCGGGCTTTGCCACATGCCGTCCCGCGCCGGCAAGACCCGGCGTCCGGCCAATGCGGAAGTCGCCAAGGCGGCCCCCCGCTGA
- a CDS encoding protein phosphatase CheZ: protein MAHTGDTEDLEALFDQISSETLARLDAEPAADAAPAVQAAESGGEAASEQSPEFYQRVGMLTRQLHDALRELGYHQKVEQAVHSLPDTRQRLDYIARLTGQAAERALSNVEKGQEIQDGVEREGARLSGQWRELYDRRLGVDDFKQVAADTSAFLDRAQEDARATQALLTDIMMAQDFHDLTGQVIQKVLKLAQDFEDELVKLLIESTPADKRNAAQSEWMNGPVIDASSRDDVVANQAQVDDLLESLGF from the coding sequence ATGGCCCATACCGGCGATACCGAAGACCTCGAAGCGCTGTTCGACCAGATCTCGTCCGAAACCCTGGCCAGGCTCGATGCCGAACCGGCGGCCGACGCGGCTCCGGCCGTGCAGGCGGCCGAGAGCGGGGGCGAAGCGGCGTCCGAGCAGTCGCCGGAGTTCTACCAGCGGGTCGGCATGCTGACCCGGCAGCTGCACGACGCGCTGCGCGAGCTGGGCTACCACCAGAAAGTGGAGCAGGCCGTCCATTCGCTGCCCGACACGCGCCAGCGCCTGGACTACATCGCGCGGCTGACCGGCCAGGCCGCCGAGCGCGCCCTGTCCAACGTCGAGAAGGGGCAGGAGATCCAGGACGGCGTGGAGCGGGAAGGCGCGCGCCTGAGCGGACAGTGGCGCGAACTGTACGATCGCCGGCTGGGGGTCGACGACTTCAAGCAGGTGGCGGCCGACACCAGCGCGTTCCTGGACCGCGCGCAGGAAGACGCGCGCGCCACCCAGGCGCTGCTGACCGACATCATGATGGCCCAGGATTTCCATGACCTGACCGGCCAGGTCATCCAGAAGGTGCTCAAGCTCGCCCAGGACTTCGAGGACGAACTGGTCAAGCTGCTGATCGAGAGCACGCCTGCGGACAAACGCAACGCCGCGCAGAGCGAATGGATGAACGGTCCCGTCATCGATGCCTCCAGCCGCGACGACGTGGTGGCCAACCAGGCGCAGGTCGACGATCTGCTGGAAAGCCTGGGCTTTTGA
- the motA gene encoding flagellar motor stator protein MotA, producing the protein MLVIIGYIIVGASVLGGYAMHGGSLGALFQPFELIIIAGAALGAFVCGNSSKVVRATLRALPTTLHGSRFTKQRYLDLLALLYEILNRVRREGLMSIEADVEEPHNSPLFQKYPALLADEHLVEFVTDYLRLMVSGNLNPLELEALMDQEIDTHHQEASVPAHAIQRIADGLPAFGIVAAVMGVVNVMGSVGEPPAVLGAKIGAALVGTFVGILLAYGIVGPLASVLEQKVSESSKQLECIKVALLASLNGYAPALAVEFGRKVLFSTERPTFGELEDTVRGKSAA; encoded by the coding sequence ATGCTCGTCATCATCGGCTACATCATTGTTGGGGCGTCCGTGCTGGGCGGATATGCCATGCATGGCGGCTCGCTGGGCGCGCTGTTCCAGCCGTTCGAACTGATCATCATCGCCGGCGCGGCGCTGGGCGCCTTCGTCTGCGGCAATTCCAGCAAGGTGGTGCGGGCGACCTTGCGGGCCTTGCCGACCACGCTGCACGGTTCGCGCTTCACCAAGCAGCGCTACCTCGACCTGCTGGCGCTGCTGTACGAGATCCTGAACCGCGTGCGGCGCGAAGGCCTGATGTCCATCGAGGCCGACGTCGAGGAGCCGCACAACAGTCCGCTGTTCCAGAAGTATCCCGCGCTGCTGGCCGACGAACACCTGGTCGAGTTCGTGACCGACTACCTGCGGCTGATGGTCAGCGGCAACCTGAATCCGCTGGAGCTGGAAGCCCTGATGGACCAGGAAATCGATACCCATCACCAGGAAGCCAGCGTGCCGGCGCACGCCATCCAGCGCATCGCCGACGGACTGCCGGCCTTCGGCATCGTCGCCGCGGTCATGGGCGTGGTCAACGTGATGGGGTCGGTGGGCGAGCCGCCGGCCGTGCTGGGCGCCAAGATCGGGGCGGCGCTGGTCGGCACCTTCGTCGGCATCCTGCTCGCCTACGGCATTGTCGGTCCGCTGGCCTCGGTGCTGGAGCAGAAGGTAAGCGAAAGCAGCAAGCAACTCGAATGCATCAAGGTCGCCCTGCTGGCGAGCCTGAACGGCTATGCGCCGGCGCTGGCCGTGGAGTTCGGCCGCAAGGTGCTGTTCTCGACCGAGCGTCCCACGTTCGGCGAGCTGGAAGACACGGTGCGGGGCAAGTCCGCGGCGTGA
- the motB gene encoding flagellar motor protein MotB has product MAGKDGAAPIIIRRSRKRAGKSHGAGMWKIAYADFVTAMMAFFLLMWLLTTSAQADLEGISEYFRTPLRVAVTSGSVAGDPVSVLTGGQHMSPRITPQRRASDAEQEAREHRKLEGLKSELESLIFTQPTLTQFKDQILLDFTDEGLRIQIVDEKNRPMFDTGKTVLKDYSRVILDELARVLNGVENKISISGHTDSTPYAGGNGGYSNWELSADRANAARREMLTAGMQEGKALRVVGLSDSVPFNRADVKAAENRRISIVVLNKRSEEFLKKGGVYVDVPAIPGSLNDGTPLRVSALESQ; this is encoded by the coding sequence ATGGCAGGCAAGGACGGCGCAGCGCCGATCATCATCAGGCGGTCCCGCAAACGGGCCGGCAAGTCCCATGGCGCGGGCATGTGGAAGATCGCCTATGCCGACTTCGTCACCGCCATGATGGCCTTCTTCCTGCTGATGTGGCTGCTGACGACCTCGGCCCAGGCCGACCTGGAAGGCATCTCCGAATATTTCCGTACGCCGCTGCGCGTGGCGGTCACGTCGGGCAGCGTGGCGGGGGATCCGGTCAGCGTGTTGACGGGCGGCCAGCACATGAGCCCCCGCATCACGCCCCAGCGCCGCGCCAGCGACGCGGAGCAGGAAGCGCGCGAGCACCGCAAGCTCGAAGGCCTGAAGTCGGAACTCGAGAGCCTGATCTTCACGCAGCCCACGCTGACGCAGTTCAAGGACCAGATCCTGCTGGACTTCACCGATGAAGGACTGCGGATCCAGATCGTGGACGAGAAGAACCGGCCCATGTTCGATACCGGCAAGACCGTGCTCAAGGACTACAGCCGCGTCATCCTGGATGAGCTGGCCCGCGTGCTGAACGGCGTCGAGAACAAGATCTCGATTTCCGGCCACACCGATTCGACGCCGTATGCCGGCGGCAATGGCGGCTACAGCAACTGGGAACTGTCGGCCGACCGCGCCAACGCGGCACGGCGCGAGATGCTGACGGCCGGGATGCAGGAGGGCAAGGCGCTGCGGGTGGTGGGGCTGTCGGATTCCGTGCCGTTCAACCGCGCCGACGTGAAGGCGGCCGAGAACCGGCGCATCAGTATCGTGGTGCTGAACAAGCGCAGCGAGGAATTTCTCAAGAAAGGCGGCGTTTATGTCGATGTACCTGCCATTCCCGGCAGCTTGAACGACGGGACGCCGCTGCGGGTGTCCGCTCTCGAATCGCAATGA
- a CDS encoding flagellar protein FlaG: MSIHAIDTAADLRSLPAAAASAARPIAPAGSTNLLDPSLPATAQVPDVGELRAAVDAFNRFVPLAAHNLTFSIDDDSGKVVVKVVDGDTQDVIRQIPSEEALALSRSLDQIKGALFSRKA; encoded by the coding sequence ATGAGCATCCACGCCATCGATACCGCCGCCGACCTGCGCAGCCTGCCGGCCGCCGCCGCGTCGGCCGCCCGGCCCATCGCGCCCGCTGGCTCGACCAACCTGCTCGATCCGTCGCTGCCGGCGACGGCCCAGGTCCCGGACGTGGGGGAACTGCGGGCCGCGGTCGACGCTTTCAACCGCTTCGTCCCGCTGGCGGCCCACAACCTGACGTTCAGCATCGACGACGACAGCGGCAAGGTCGTGGTCAAGGTGGTCGACGGCGACACCCAGGACGTGATCCGGCAGATCCCGTCCGAGGAAGCGCTGGCGCTCAGCCGCTCGCTGGACCAGATCAAGGGCGCCCTGTTCAGCCGCAAGGCCTGA
- a CDS encoding chemotaxis protein CheA, with translation MSAFSDMQDLLADFLTEASDLLDDVDIGLVELEQRPDDAGLLNQVFRGFHTVKGGAGFLEATPLVELCHRGENLLDLLRGGSLRITPEIMDVILAATGEVRRMFSEMERGAMPEAAPAGLLLALEAAAKGETVDTSTLRTESLPAGAAAEAARVLAHAAAPAAQADGEPDWLGYYRAAFGDPPGMEAGAAPVVQEAGAAASSRPYRPEMLAPVGGAQAVAKDATIRVDTARFDQILNLSGEIGLTKNRLSCLRDALLGASRRDDAAAETLDAVFSQLDTLVSDLQSAVMMARMQPVGRVFQKYSRLARDLARQLGKDVELNITGGETEVDKTILDELNDPLVHLIRNAVDHGIETMVERRSVGKPARGTVHLSARQTGDSIVIEVSDDGRGMDPDVIRRKAIEKGVISAEDAAVLDNAHCLQLIFLPGFSTRSEVSDLSGRGVGMDVVKTNIEKLKGQIDIQSAPGMGSHIVISLPLTLAILPVLMLKLVDQPYAIPLSVVREIIPLRQEEMHTVGSNQALTIRGEILPVIDLAVLLGRQREEPPSLAVVLAYGERQLILGVDGFIGQDEVMIKPLEGIHPKGVAGATLSGDGTLVLVLEMKQLLEGVF, from the coding sequence GTGTCAGCCTTCTCCGACATGCAGGACCTGCTTGCCGACTTCCTGACCGAGGCCTCGGACCTGCTCGACGACGTCGATATCGGCCTGGTCGAGCTGGAACAGCGCCCCGACGACGCCGGCCTGCTCAACCAGGTGTTCCGCGGCTTCCACACCGTCAAGGGCGGAGCCGGGTTCCTCGAGGCGACGCCGCTGGTGGAGCTGTGCCACCGGGGCGAGAATCTGCTGGACCTGCTGCGCGGCGGCTCGCTGCGCATCACGCCGGAAATCATGGACGTGATCCTGGCGGCGACCGGCGAGGTGCGGCGCATGTTCTCGGAAATGGAGCGCGGCGCGATGCCCGAGGCGGCACCCGCCGGGCTGCTGCTCGCGCTGGAGGCCGCGGCCAAGGGTGAGACCGTCGACACCAGCACGCTGCGGACGGAGTCCCTGCCGGCGGGCGCCGCGGCCGAGGCCGCGCGCGTGCTGGCCCATGCCGCGGCGCCCGCCGCGCAAGCCGACGGCGAACCGGACTGGCTGGGCTACTACCGCGCGGCGTTCGGCGATCCGCCCGGCATGGAGGCCGGGGCCGCCCCGGTTGTCCAGGAAGCCGGCGCGGCGGCGTCGTCGCGGCCTTATCGCCCCGAGATGCTGGCCCCCGTGGGCGGCGCGCAGGCCGTGGCCAAGGACGCGACGATACGCGTGGACACGGCGCGCTTCGACCAGATCCTGAACCTGTCGGGCGAGATCGGCCTGACCAAGAACCGCCTGTCCTGCCTGCGCGACGCGCTCCTGGGCGCCAGCCGCCGGGACGACGCGGCGGCCGAGACGCTGGACGCCGTCTTCAGCCAGTTGGACACGCTGGTTTCCGACCTGCAGTCGGCCGTCATGATGGCGCGCATGCAGCCGGTCGGCCGGGTGTTCCAGAAGTATTCCCGCCTGGCGCGCGACCTGGCCCGCCAGTTGGGCAAGGACGTGGAACTGAACATCACCGGCGGCGAGACCGAGGTCGACAAGACCATCCTGGACGAATTGAACGATCCGCTGGTGCACCTGATCCGCAACGCCGTCGATCATGGCATCGAGACCATGGTCGAGCGCCGCTCGGTGGGCAAGCCCGCGCGTGGCACGGTGCACCTGTCGGCCCGCCAGACGGGTGACTCCATCGTGATCGAGGTGTCGGACGACGGCCGCGGCATGGATCCCGACGTCATCCGCCGCAAGGCCATCGAGAAGGGCGTCATCAGCGCGGAAGACGCCGCCGTGCTGGACAATGCCCATTGCCTGCAACTGATCTTCCTGCCGGGGTTCTCCACCCGCAGCGAGGTCAGCGACCTGTCGGGGCGGGGCGTCGGCATGGACGTGGTCAAGACCAACATCGAGAAGCTCAAGGGGCAGATCGACATCCAGTCCGCGCCGGGCATGGGATCGCACATCGTGATCTCGCTGCCGCTTACGCTGGCCATCCTGCCCGTGCTGATGCTCAAGCTGGTGGACCAGCCCTACGCGATCCCGCTGTCCGTCGTGCGCGAGATCATCCCGCTGCGCCAGGAGGAAATGCACACGGTGGGCAGCAACCAGGCCCTGACCATACGCGGCGAGATCCTTCCCGTCATCGACCTGGCCGTCCTGCTCGGCCGCCAGCGCGAAGAACCGCCATCGCTGGCCGTTGTCCTGGCCTACGGCGAACGCCAGCTGATCCTGGGCGTGGATGGTTTCATCGGCCAGGACGAGGTCATGATCAAGCCGCTGGAGGGCATCCATCCCAAGGGCGTGGCCGGCGCCACCCTGTCCGGCGACGGCACGCTGGTGCTGGTCCTGGAAATGAAACAACTGCTCGAAGGGGTGTTTTGA
- a CDS encoding ATP-binding protein has product MRNAIPPIQQAAPWAGNDHELLEATLESLPVATWVVDRDGRYRYVSQAYADLLGLPRAADCLGRAMEELMPPSIARVHALRHRQLLESRARKRFEQIWTVNGEPRWFEIQMSCLCNDEGEPIAVSGYAQDVTQHMEQQESARRIQNELEKRVAQRTHLLSVINEELEAFSYSVSHDLRAPLRQIAGFAGLLERGLASRPDEADTTYLRHIADNAQRMEALIGDLLQLARINQSSLLKGQVDLAALAREVLADLRHSQPDRQVEEELPTSALAECDAGLMRIVLDNLLGNAWKFTGGRAGAHIQFGSLLRGNSTIYFVRDNGAGFDSQNAERMFGAFQRFHRASDFPGTGIGLATVRRIINRHGGQIWAESAPGQGATFYFTLETPA; this is encoded by the coding sequence ATGCGAAATGCGATTCCACCCATCCAGCAGGCAGCGCCCTGGGCCGGAAACGACCATGAATTGCTGGAAGCCACACTGGAATCGCTGCCCGTAGCCACCTGGGTCGTGGACCGGGACGGCCGGTATCGATACGTCTCCCAGGCCTACGCCGACCTGCTCGGCCTCCCCCGGGCCGCCGACTGCCTGGGCCGGGCCATGGAAGAACTCATGCCCCCCTCGATCGCGCGCGTACACGCGCTGCGCCATCGGCAATTGCTCGAGTCGCGCGCTCGCAAGCGCTTCGAGCAGATCTGGACCGTGAACGGCGAACCGCGCTGGTTCGAGATCCAGATGAGCTGCCTGTGCAACGACGAAGGCGAACCCATCGCCGTTTCCGGCTATGCGCAGGACGTCACGCAGCACATGGAACAACAGGAAAGCGCCCGCCGCATCCAGAACGAACTGGAGAAGCGGGTCGCCCAGCGCACCCATCTGCTAAGCGTGATCAACGAGGAACTGGAAGCCTTCTCGTACTCGGTCTCGCATGACCTGCGCGCGCCGCTGCGGCAGATCGCGGGCTTCGCCGGGCTGCTCGAGCGCGGGCTGGCCAGCCGGCCGGACGAGGCCGACACCACGTACCTGCGGCACATCGCGGACAACGCGCAGCGCATGGAAGCGCTGATCGGCGACCTGCTGCAACTGGCCCGCATCAACCAGAGCAGCCTGCTCAAGGGCCAGGTGGACCTGGCGGCCCTCGCGCGCGAGGTCCTGGCCGACCTGCGCCACAGCCAGCCCGACCGCCAGGTCGAGGAGGAACTCCCCACCTCCGCCCTGGCCGAATGCGATGCCGGACTGATGCGCATCGTGCTGGACAACCTGCTGGGCAATGCGTGGAAATTCACCGGCGGACGCGCCGGGGCGCACATCCAGTTCGGCAGCCTGCTGCGCGGCAACAGCACCATCTATTTCGTGCGCGACAACGGCGCCGGCTTCGATTCGCAGAACGCCGAACGCATGTTCGGCGCCTTCCAGCGCTTCCATCGTGCCAGCGACTTTCCCGGCACGGGCATCGGCCTGGCCACCGTCCGCCGCATCATCAACCGCCACGGCGGACAGATCTGGGCCGAAAGCGCGCCTGGACAGGGCGCGACCTTCTACTTCACGCTGGAAACGCCGGCCTGA